One window of Athalia rosae chromosome 2, iyAthRosa1.1, whole genome shotgun sequence genomic DNA carries:
- the LOC105692508 gene encoding uncharacterized protein LOC105692508 isoform X4 — protein MPRCCNERKTSSPVTNNNRNNSEDISLLRTNTLERNSFSIPCQSELDDDLPIVERSHRRLRCDLSPVPTSTTVSSKLFSIKGEKGNQSRQLQQQVISGTVGVGGGGGSGGVGGGWHKESKKKAAIGNAVRGLFPSGHSRQDRYETSRQRSPGGTGGGIGLSGLCPRLVAGGGGTGSQGGVGVGVGHLAPQEAGGTCSVVTTQRHHNHNHNSNHGHRRQRKVSVISQAGSSTNTAADRKISPGVNRSSVAVCKRQTRTSRVEHSGDSISIGSSPSPKKKAPSGLHILDKSVAQNLSLNPLEQENDRSFSDAEEAITATENFSSIPGASSSTPSTPVGKVKPRKTSKDEKVEKKMSCQSSSEGTKSTDNIRKMTSESVDSLQSPRKSSVDSGEVAKTSSTPRKPSMDNTDDDRSVSNVSTVQKSLTSLTESAKILETGENCDKKSKTRRENSSDSSRTAITTKNIPTSQVESRKTSLEILEGSKSLLTARKISVDSADTIKGKRTTVDGCVSISRKISTESMENRNINVSVKKSSTEIVEIIKSSNTDSKKMTRKVSTESVDSGKTDAGEISSLEKVRNSRFVTSRVSEDADFDTKPQHQDEQVTIYDQDDNGTSMSDIVAAQAMHESLSKLGKVPPMDTETPSVIIEEVPEEIPNKEEKVTSENDNKYSEAGADEAVEGFIGPLLDENFKADEKLTQKTMAMDEIKTLLMKVKVQAVEEDEDEEKAIGISPDGRFLKFEEEIGRGSFKTVYRGLDTQTGVAVAWCELQEKKLNKTERLRFREEAEMLKGLQHPNIVRFYDYWEVTLTRRKYIVLVTELMTSGTLKTYLRRFKKINPKVVKSWCRQILKGLSFLHSRSPPIIHRDLKCDNIFITGTTGSVKIGDLGLATLKNRSFAKSVIGTPEFMAPEMYEEHYDESVDVYAFGMCMLEMATSEYPYSECTGPAQIYKRVVSGVKPQSYDKVENPEVRDIIEMCIRLKKEERPLVKDLLNHEFFADDVGLKLEMVSRETAVADSELSRVEFRLRVLDPKKRSNKHKENEAIQFDFDILSDNAEEVASEMAKSSLILEEDAKAVAKMLKSQIATLLRERDERKVKEEKERLDREAESNAVSDNLLQQQQQMQQQQLLIQQIQLQQQQIQSGIGMQMQGSIQIPSQVQIQQPLQIPLQQQQQQQQQQQQQQQQQQQQQQQQQQQQQQQQQQQQQQQQQVQLQQITQQQQNMQQHNLQPQQVQLVQQQPLLQQQTAVVQPQQAQQITAQQQNQYPQQQYQQQIQQGLQQHVQQQQYQPQQQPQQQPLQYSQHVGQSLSANSSQCSTPQSIQGQPQFPQAPQQQQPHLPQQQQIHQQQYIQLNQMNVPQQLQHQTQLQQHMPQQLQVQQQQPISQQQTMPQQQQILQQQQTPQQQVPQSQQIPQQPQITPQQQIPQQQQIPQQPQIASQQTVPQQQQIAQQQMQITQPQQQPQQIPQPQVLQQPQQQIQYSQSQIQHIQQMHQHPVGSPPVQSQQYYQPSTASNVPFSGTPIYQQNIGQQVYHSYSSSGGSAAHIEILSSGQTTQQVFSQPNLPGNTGVAPSQTYAQVVGQNPMGQSVASPKLNVQSSTTATHTQSIQSSCQASQPASLSSIQSSPALLSSSSMQQHHSQQNLLAQIQYSGNSNTIPVAVPVTPSMTIIPNSVNTMTAQQQQQVLTNMESCTTVIDRTIMKQDTMDSVQSLPCESINVVQTTSQLDQTFAVQSASSMEGIPSENSEATTAPERSRVKRSGTKRRKPGIKLTVLSVSNENQAMTVECQLDTSKQKTVTFKFDRDDMVPVDIANNLIAENLLPQSQCDTFVDLIGDIVMQLRLDPERTLPLVAHGPPDQSAGGSPVNSRRPRDRDHSLETSKRDETSNTSTPTKLLPIDQIISHIANAPNEKPSVQTPDSQVGPESISSEASRRSSTSTQNTDTLTPTNMPSDSTDTHEYATSVATTETIMEVTQPPPEGIKGIADELQLNTSDSAQYQVTPSASSLEIKNLSTSTGEADTTQDSIDTQNEDDIPANKSMEASLADGNTLGAPPLRKISRFLVSPVIEQKSATSDIAANVLTVTSTENLGRYDISVSQQISQANSCSSTSSTEKMKTETDALGTQTNCEQVKPVDSSLNLTELESVISVHHPPIADTESMKSVNSGFSETVSYSQSQIQENGDQSLQTVHVQQSTTQIHQQVQQGIQQFQQQQQQIISQQVPSQVQHNITQIQQNIAQIHQTIGQSTMQVQQTTTLISQNQQTHQGSTSAQQNLPQMQPNVSHMPQNVLQTQQSIEQMSASQAPQGAIATHQPQYQEQNLLQQHVIIQQQQIQPIPMQQNINQHQMHPQLLQQPSQIQHQPPMQQFVPQQQPQQIQQPYVLVPSHVQQIQQTMDDRNRRVSNISTISNVSTDSQLSDVSGITEDRRMSTPIHLQPSQVQQQDAHTTNVFVPQVVADIPQQSPMGHHVVGQVQVPVLPSIEVPPKVASKPKEVSSTLPDLAQNLANILSNPKSKSTTPHNVNTSHEPNLNTTVIEHKTSLHSEQYFQPIQPEATQQVAQSLQSQVHQNQQNIQNLQNISLNLQNQQTVPQGFQNQQQMQQNIQNIVPTIHPSVHNQQNSQQQLPPIVQQNQAQYQTNQQTIQQSIQSHQQSQTNIQNVETLQQQQQPVMPHSIQNQQHNLQTPPTVQQWNIQQQTTTSISQNSISMQQQVPTIQHVHPIQTQPQVHQIPPMPQQPLQEKQNTDYPISSDQQQNNNIGSNIIATLEAEGSTLDTCTLSRRTSSDCQLPTSECDNSSHEATPEHTLTELTESGSLMQQQHSRLSQQNSLDKIADASGPQTIADLQQKLVQLTSQPSESLAIGTPPISHPATPHCHQLAGCYDTYMHSLQQKLANIGMPVTPSQSLGPLSPQTTIHSTITSANACIDFTNITIPSEGIIYTQETSVSTVAATQINPECTTDSSAIPGSVDVMSPSKESVKLRSQRPGSRLQELEQELAKIHHRGPLASSSSSQPSTPPVPTGQVFPQQQTPLATVHPIPVATISPAVINPNSGTNTPVNLEQPQENAAEITSDQPVRKISRFMVSKVSGPPPADAVATTQQQTMSDQQRLQQQEDMMTRRAGRFSVTTHQMDEAHSAGIQVQVLHSREGSLPPATSATSIGALITESPGRLVDSLRVSSESLMVATQPGTKSFPSSYSSSLTSDFSSYCHNQSPISKKQYSLPTSPKTDVKIPNFQHQQQRDLHNSVQLSQNSQRHVTQYSTQSLDKQIQNIFLLKPPPGSKQHVVPRDIAVKNAHEYCTQNLLPHTQIQPQRDIPHDPLNLGAQAESLSPITNRLQDNTMQQLLHNQVQKKSPSSSQEQHHQQQIGNSEKDEKSQILTPSEEYQLLIKRQTTELENLQRRHREELEKFQQQQLQLLIQQQQQAALHQHQHHPLLYHTVATTVAGQTRPTGMEDYLMFSTAPQTPLQRVPGQSPDTEETLRLAMQKLKQTPQPSHQQAPNIPHAYVIPIPVMPSENIQNISQHSTNYTGATNVNETLETIGSTNGPTTINPTRYQFTPIIPDGANIPGCASGSLVAPTPISGSTANSGYLHYHQGPTLANFQTFGYTPHGGFFLPAGYRLIYAPTSSPQSQPATPATPHLGNSNNGTPPSEPQHCSDYNTTMQPDQ, from the exons ATGCCGAGATGCTgtaatgagagaaaaacgtCGAGTCCGGTGACCAACAATAACCGCAACAACAGTGAGGATATATCACTGTTACGTACAAATACTTTGGAACGTAATAGCTTTTCGATTCCGTGCCAATCGGAGCTGGACGACGACCTACCAATCGTAGAAAGGTCTCATAGAAGACTACGGTGTGACTTGAGTCCAGTACCCACTAGCACCACCGTTAGTTCTAAACTTTTCAGCATTAAG ggtgaaaaaggaaatcaaTCAAGACAGTTGCAACAACAGGTGATAAGCGGAACCGTTGGTGTTGGTGGTGGAGGTGGTAGTGGTGGAGTTGGTGGTGGTTGGCAtaaagaaagcaaaaagaaagcAGCTATAGGCAACGCGGTGCGTGGACTGTTTCCATCTGGCCATAGCAGGCAGGACAG GTATGAGACAAGCAGGCAGCGCTCCCCAGGAGGGACCGGTGGTGGCATTGGCTTGTCCGGCTTGTGTCCAAGGCTGGTGGCGGGTGGCGGTGGTACTGGTAGCCAGGGTGgtgtgggggtgggggtgggccACCTAGCCCCCCAGGAGGCGGGAGGCACATGTAGCGTCGTGACCACGCAACGACACCACAACCACAATCACAACAGCAACCACGGACATAGGCGTCAACGAAAAGTCTCCGTCATTTCTCAAGCTGGGTCCAGTACAAATACTGCTGCCGATCGTAAG ATATCACCAGGTGTGAATCGTTCATCGGTTGCAGTTTGTAAAAGACAGACAAGGACGAGTCGTGTAGAACACAGTGGAGATTCGATATCTATAGGAAGCTCGccatcgccaaaaaaaaaggctcCGTCTGGACTTCATATCCTTGATAAATCTGTGGCACAGAATCTATCTTTGAATCCTCTTGAACAAGAGAATGATCGCAGCTTTAGCGATGCAGAAGAAGCAATTACTGCTACGGAAAATTTCTCTAGTATACCAG GTGCTAGTTCTTCTACTCCTTCCACCCCTGTTGGTAAAGTGAAACCTAGAAAAACAAGTAAAGACGAGAAGgtcgaaaagaaaatgtccTGCCAAAGTAGTAGTGAAGGGACCAAAAGTACTGACAATATTCGTAAGATGACTTCAGAAAGTGTGGATAGCTTGCAAAGTCCAAGAAAATCATCTGTGGATTCTGGTGAAGTGGCAAAAACATCTTCAACTCCGAGAAAACCATCGATGGATAATACAGACGATGATAGAagtgtttcaaatgtttcaaCTGTGCAAAAATCATTGACTAGTTTAACTGAAAGTGCCAAGATCTTGGAAACTGGTGAaaattgtgataaaaaaagtaaaacaagaCGTGAAAACAGCTCCGACAGTAGCAGGACAGCTATAACAACCAAAAATATTCCTACCAGTCAAGTTGAGAGTCGAAAAACGTCTTTAGAAATATTAGAGGGCTCAAAATCATTGTTAACCGCGCGTAAAATATCGGTTGATAGTGCAGATACaattaaaggaaaaaggaCAACAGTGGATGGTTGTGTGTCTATaagtagaaaaatatcgaCCGAATCAATGGAAAATAGAAACATTAACGTTTCCGTTAAAAAATCATCCAcggaaatagttgaaattattaaatCATCGAACACTGATagtaaaaaaatgacaagaaaagTCTCAACGGAATCTGTAGATAGTGGGAAAACTGATGCAGGGGAAATATCTAGTCTAGAAAAAGTGAGAAACTCAAGGTTTGTGACTTCTCGAGTATCAGAGGATGCTGACTTTGATACAAAGCCACAACATCAAGATGAACAAGTAACAATTTACGATCAGGATGATAATGGGACTAGTATGAGTGACATTGTTGCCGCGCAAGCCATGCACGAATCTTTATCTAAATTAGGGAAGGTTCCTCCTATGGACACGGAAACTCCCAGCGTCATCATTGAGGAAGTGCCAGAAGAAATTCCtaacaaagaagaaaaggtCACTAGCGAAAATGACAACAAGTATAGCGAGGCAGGAGCAGATGAAGCAGTTGAAGGATTTATCGGACCTTTacttgacgaaaattttaaaGCTGATGAAAAGTTGACACAGAAAACTATGGCTATGGACGAGATAAAAACTCTGCTCATGAAAGTCAAAGTACAGGCGGTTGAAGAAgatgaggatgaggaaaaGGCTATCGGCATTTCACCTgatggaagatttttgaaatttgaagaagaaattggTCGTGGAAGCTTTAAAACCGTCTATAGAGGTCTTGATACTCAGACAGGTGTCGCCGTTGCTTGGTGTGAATTACAG gagaaaaaattaaacaaaactGAACGATTGAGATTTCGGGAGGAAGCAGAAATGCTGAAAGGATTACAACATCCTAATATAGTAAGGTTTTACGATTACTGGGAAGTTACGCTTACACGTCGAAAATACATCGTACTTGTTACCGAGCTTATGACATCGGGAACTTTAAAAAC ATATCTGCGGCGGTTCAAAAAGATCAATCCAAAGGTGGTCAAGTCTTGGTGTCGTCAGATCTTGAAAGGATTGAGTTTTCTTCATTCGAGATCGCCACCGATCATTCATAGGGACTTGAAGTGTGACAACATTTTTATCACAGGGACGACGGGAAGTGTGAAAATTGGTGACTTGGGATTGGCGACTCTCAAAAACCGAAGCTTTGCTAAAAGTGTTATTGGTACTCCAGAGTTTATGGCACCTGAGATGTACGAAGAACATTATGACGAATCGGTGGATGTCTATGCCTTTGGTATGTGCATGCTAGAGATGGCTACCAGCGAGTATCCATACTCGGAATGTACTGGACCTGCGCAGATTTACAAACGCGTTGTATCG GGTGTAAAACCGCAGAGCTACGATAAAGTCGAAAATCCCGAAGTCCGTGATATAATTGAGATGTgcattcgattgaaaaaggaagaacgtCCTCTAGTCAAAGATTTGCTGAATCATGAATTTTTTGCGGATGATGTCGGTCTTAAATTAGAGATGGTATCCAGAGAGACAGCCGTTGCGGATTCGGAACTGTCACGCGTGGAGTTTCGGCTCAGAGTACTTGATCCTAAAAAGCGGAGTAATAAACACAAGGAGAATGAGGCGATTCAATTCGACTTTGATATATTAAGTGATAATGCGGAGGAAGTCGCATCGGAAATGGCTAAATCGAGCCTGATTCTTGAGGAGGATGCTAAAGCTGTCGCAAAGATGTTAAAATCACAAATCGCGACTCTGCTtagagaaagagatgaaaggaaagtcaaagaagagaaagaacgaCTCGACAGAGAAGCTGAATCAAATGCAGTGTCAGATAATTTgttacaacaacaacaacaaatgcagcaacagcagctgTTGATTCAACAGATTCAGTTGCAGCAACAACAAATTCAGTCTGGTATAGGTATGCAGATGCAAGGATCGATCCAGATTCCAAGCCAAGTACAAATTCAGCAGCCATTACAAATTCCAttacaacagcagcagcaacagcaacagcaacagcaacagcagcaacaacaacaacaacaacaacaacaacaacaacaacaacaacaacaacaacaacagcagcagcagcaacaacagcagcaacaagtACAGTTGCAACAGATAACTCAACAGCAACAAAATATGCAGCAGCATAACTTACAACCTCAACAAGTCCAGTTGGTTCAGCAGCAACCACTTTTACAACAGCAAACAGCGGTTGTTCAGCCACAGCAGGCACAGCAAATTACGGCACAGCAACAAAATCAATATCCGCAGCAGCAATATCAACAGCAAATACAGCAGGGCCTGCAACAACATGTCCAACAACAGCAATACCAGCCACAACAACAACCACAGCAGCAACCTTTACAGTACAGCCAGCATGTTGGACAAAGTCTTAGTGCAAATTCTTCGCAGTGTTCTACTCCACAAAGTATCCAAGGGCAACCTCAATTCCCTCAAgcgccgcagcagcagcagccacaCCTCCCACAGCAACAACAAATTCACCAACAACAGTATATTCAATTGAATCAAATGAACGTACCGCAACAATTACAACACCAGACACAACTACAGCAGCATATGCCTCAACAACTGCAAGTTCAACAGCAGCAGCCAATATCTCAACAACAAACGATGCCTCAACAGCAACAAATCCTTCAGCAACAGCAGACTCCTCAACAACAAGTCCCTCAATCACAGCAAATTCCTCAACAACCGCAAATTACTCCACAGCAACAAATTCCTCAGCAACAGCAAATTCCTCAGCAACCGCAGATTGCTTCGCAACAGACGGTTCCTCAACAACAGCAAATTGCGCAACAACAAATGCAGATTACTCAACCACAACAACAGCCACAACAAATCCCTCAACCGCAAGTTCTACAGCAACCACAGCAACAAATCCAGTATTCTCAGTCCCAAATTCAGCACATTCAGCAAATGCATCAACATCCTGTAGGATCTCCACCGGTTCAAAGCCAGCAATATTACCAACCAAGCACAGCATCAAATGTCCCCTTTAGTGGTACACCAATTTATCAGCAAAACATCGGGCAACAAGTGTATCATTCGTATTCATCATCTGGTGGTTCAGCAGCTCatatcgaaattttatcatccgGTCAAACAACTCAGCAAGTATTTTCTCAGCCTAATCTCCCAGGAAATACTGGCGTTGCACCGTCTCAAACTTATGCTCAGGTGGTAGGTCAAAATCCAATGGGACAATCAGTCGCATCACCTAAATTAAATGTTCAAAGTTCTACAACCGCAACGCATACACAAAGTATCCAATCTTCATGCCAAGCAAGTCAGCCCGCCTCATTATCTAGTATACAAAGTTCACCTGCACTCCTTTCTTCAAGCAGTATGCAGCAACATCATTCGCAACAGAATCTTCTTGCTCAAATACAATATTCTGGAAACTCCAATACAATTCCAGTTGCAGTTCCTGTCACCCCAAGCATGACAATTATACCAAATTCGGTTAATACAATGACGgcacagcagcaacaacaggtCTTGACAAATATGGAATCGTGTACAACGGTCATTGATAGAACAATTATGAAGCAGGATACAATGGATTCTGTACAATCTTTACCATGTGAATCTATCAACGTTGTTCAAACAACTTCTCAACTGGATCAAACTTTTGCTGTGCAAAGTGCTAGTTCTATGGAAGG AATACCTTCAGAGAATTCCGAAGCTACTACTGCGCCAGAAAGAAGCAGGGTGAAACGATCTGGAACAAAGCGACGGAAACCTGGAATAAAGTTAACAGTTTTGTCCGTCAGTAACGAGAATCAAGCCATGACTGTTGAGTGTCAATTAGATACGAGTAAACAAAAAACGGTCACATTTAAATTTGATAGAGACGACATGGTTCCCGTTGACATCGCTAACAATTTG ATAGCGGAAAATTTGTTGCCTCAGTCGCAATGCGATACGTTTGTGGACTTGATTGGCGACATAGTTATGCAACTCCGTTTGGATCCTGAAAGAACTCTGCCTCTTGTCGCACATGGACCACCAGATCAGTCGGCAGGAGGTAGTCCGGTGAATAGTCGGCGTCCTAGAGATCGTGACCACAGTCTCGAAACATCCAAg agaGATGAAACATCCAACACATCAACGCCAACGAAATTACTCCCTATTGACCAAATTATCTCACACATCGCAAATGCTCCTAATGAGAAACCAAGTGTTCAAACACCAGATAGTCAAGTGGGACCCGAAAGCATATCATCTGAAGCATCCAGACGATCTTCTACATCGACACAAAATACAGACACTCTAACTCCAACGAATATGCCAAGCGATTCAACCGATACACATGAATATGCGACTTCTGTAGCTACTACTGAAACTATTATGGAAGTCACTCAACCACCTCCAGAAGGAATCAAAGGCATTGCTGATGAACTACAATTAAATACGTCAGATAGTGCACAATATCAAGTCACACCATCGGCCAGCTCTTTGGAAATTAAGAATCTTAGTACATCGACTGGAGAAGCTGACACCACTCAAGATTCTATAGATACTCAAAACGAGGATGACATTCCAGCAAATAAGTCTATGGAAGCATCTTTGGCTGATGGTAACACTTTAGGCGCACCACCCTTACGTAAAATATCACGGTTTTTGGTCAGCCCTGTCATAGAGCAAAAATCAGCCACATCAGATATTGCAGCAAATGTTCTGACGGTTACTTCTACCGAGAATTTGGGACGGTATGACATTTCTGTATCTCAACAAATCAGTCAAGCTAACTCGTGTTCGAGTACTTCTAGCACAGAGAAGATGAAAACTGAGACTGATGCTTTGGGCACGCAAACAAATTGTGAACAGGTTAAACCAGTTGATAGCAGTTTAAATTTAACTGAATTAGAGTCTGTAATTTCGGTGCATCATCCACCAATAGCTGATACAGAATCTATGAAAAGTGTCAATTCTGGGTTTAGTGAAACGGTCAGCTATTCACAGTCACAGATCCAAGAAAATGGGGATCAGAGTTTGCAAACAGTTCACGTGCAGCAATCTACAACTCAAATTCACCAGCAGGTTCAACAAGGAATACAGCAATtccaacaacagcaacagcaaatCATTTCTCAACAGGTTCCATCACAAGTTCAACATAACATTACCCAAATTCAGCAAAATATTGCCCAAATACATCAAACGATCGGTCAAAGTACAATGCAAGTGCAGCAGACTACGACTTTAATTTCTCAGAATCAACAAACTCATCAGGGATCTACTTCAGCACAGCAAAATTTGCCTCAAATGCAACCTAATGTGTCCCATATGCCGCAAAATGTTCTTCAAACTCAACAGAGTATTGAACAAATGTCTGCTTCTCAGGCTCCACAGGGTGCGATTGCAACGCATCAACCGCAATATCAAGAACAGAATTTGTTACAACAACACGTTATAATACAGCAGCAACAAATTCAGCCGATTCCAATGCAGCAAAATATTAATCAACACCAAATGCATCCGCAACTTTTGCAGCAACCATCTCAAATCCAACATCAGCCGCCTATGCAACAGTTTGTTCCACAACAACAACCGCAACAAATTCAGCAACCATATGTTCTTGTGCCATCACATGTCCAACAAATTCAACAAACAATGGATGACAGAAACCGTCGAgtatcaaatatttcaacaatatcaAACGTCTCGACCGACTCCCAGTTGTCGGATGTTTCGGGAATTACAGAAGACAGAAGAATGTCAACACCGATTCATCTCCAACCTTCACAAGTACAGCAGCAAGATGCGCATACAACTAATGTGTTTGTACCTCAAGTAGTAGCTGACATTCCTCAGCAATCTCCAATGGGTCATCATGTCGTCGGACAAGTTCAAGTTCCTGTATTACCAAGCATTGAAGTACCACCGAAAGTAGCATCAAAACCTAAAGAAGTGTCATCAACACTTCCAGACTTGGCTCAAAATCTTGCTAATATACTTTCTAATCCAAAGTCTAAATCTACTACACCACATAACGTGAATACTAGTCACGAGCCAAATTTAAATACCACTGTCATAGAACATAAGACATCGCTGCATTCggaacaatattttcaacctATACAGCCAGAAGCAACGCAGCAGGTGGCTCAATCACTGCAATCTCAAGTACATCAGAATCagcaaaatattcaaaatcttCAAAATATATCGTTGAATCTTCAAAATCAACAAACTGTTCCACAGGGCTTTCAAAACCAGCAACAAATGCAACAGAACATTCAAAATATCGTTCCAACAATCCATCCAAGTGTCCATAATCAACAAAATTCACAACAGCAACTGCCACCTATTGTTCAACAAAATCAAGCGCAGTATCAAACTAATCAACAGACCATACAGCAATCTATCCAAAGTCATCAGCAGAGTCAAACTAATATACAAAACGTTGAAACAttacaacagcaacaacaaccaGTAATGCCTCATAGTATTCAAAATCAACAACATAATTTACAAACTCCGCCAACAGTACAGCAGTGGAATATTCAACAGCAAACTACAACCTCGATTTCTCAGAACTCAATAAGTATGCAACAACAAGTGCCAACTATTCAGCATGTTCATCCAATTCAAACTCAACCACAAGTTCATCAGATACCGCCGATGCCACAGCAACCTTTACAAGAAAAACAGAACACAGATTATCCAATTAGTTCAGATCAGCAACAAAACAACAATATTGGTAGCAACATCATTGCTACTTTAGAAGCAGAAGGCAGCACTTTAGATACCTGCACTTTGAGCAG ACGTACTAGTTCAGACTGTCAATTGCCGACTTCAGAGTGTGACAACTCAAGTCATGAAGCCACACCTGAACACACTCTGACTGAATTAACCGAATCAGGTTCATTGATGCAACAACAGCATTCCAGATTAAGCCAGCAGAATTCTTTAGATAAAATTGCTGACGCCAGTGGACCACAAACGATTGCCGATCTGCAACAGAAGCTAGTACAGCTAACAAGTCAACCCTCCGAATCTCTGGCCATAGGAACTCCGCCAATTAGTCATCCAGCTACGCCTCATTGTCATCAATTGGCAGGATGCTATGATACCTATATGCATAGTTTGCAACAGAAACTCGCCAATATTGGCATGCCTGTCACACCTAGTCAGTCATTA GGACCCTTGTCTCCACAAACAACGATACATTCGACAATTACTTCTGCTAATGCATGCATCGATTTCACTAACATCACTATACCTTCCGAAGGCATCATTTATACCCAAGAGACATCAGTCTCTACAGTTGCAGCTACACAAATA AATCCTGAGTGTACAACGGACAGCAGTGCTATTCCTGGAAGTGTAGATGTCATGTCACCAAGCAAAGAAAGCGTTAAATTACGCTCACAAAGACCAGGATCTCGGTTGCAGGAATTAGAGCAGGAATTGGCAAAGATTCATCACAGGGGCCCACTTGCATCGTCGTCATCTTCACAACCTTCAACCCCTCCGGTGCCAACAGGACAAGTTTTTCCTCAGCAACAAACTCCACTTGCCACTGTTCATCCTATTCCTGTTGCAACGATTTCACCTGCAGTCATTAATCCCAACTCCGGAACTAATACACCCGTGAACCTGGAGCAGCCTCAGGAAAATGCAGCTGAG ATTACGTCGGATCAACCGGTAAGAAAGATATCAAGATTCATGGTCTCAAAAGTTTCTGGACCACCACCTGCTGATGCAGTTGCAACGACGCAGCAACAAACGATGTCCGATCAACAACGATTACAACAACAGGAAGATATGATGACTAGAAGGGCTGGGCGTTTTAGCGTTACCACTCATCAAATGGATGAAGCTCATA gtgCAGGTATACAAGTGCAGGTGCTCCATAGCAGAGAAGGTTCGTTACCGCCCGCTACTTCGGCAACGTCGATCGGCGCATTGATAACTgag TCTCCAGGCAGATTGGTGGACTCTCTGAGGGTGAGCAGTGAAAGTTTGATGGTAGCTACGCAGCCGGGCACCAAAAGCTTTCCTTCTTCCTACTCTTCATCTCTTACCTCTGATTTTAGTTCCTATTGTCACAACCAAAGTCCAATTTCCAAAAAGCAATATAGCTTACCTACATCACCAAAAACAGATGTGAAAATTCCTAATTTTCAACATCAGCAACAACGTGACTTGCATAACTCTGTGCAGTTATCACAAAACAGCCAAAGACACGTCACTCAATATTCTACACAATCTTTAGACAAACaaatacaaaatatatttttattgaaaccCCCTCCGGGCTCGAAGCAGCATGTTGTACCACGTGATATCGCTGTTAAAAACGCGCATGAGTATTGTAcacaaaatttattacctcATACTCAAATTCAACCGCAAAGAGATATCCCGCACGATCCTTTAAACCTCGGAGCACAGGCTGAAAGTTTATCGCCCATCACGAATCGACTTCAGGATAATACGATGCAGCAACTTTTACATAATCAGGTACAGAAAAAGTCACCATCGTCATCGCAAGAGCAACATCACCAACAACAAATTGGAAAT tctgaaaaagatgaaaagagtCAGATCTTGACACCCAGCGAGGAATATCAACTTCTGATAAAAAG GCAAACGACAGAGTTAGAAAACTTGCAAAGAAGACACAGAGAGGAATTGGAGAAGttccaacaacaacaattacaacttttgattcaacagcagcaacaagcTGCTCTGCACCAGCACCAACATCATCCGTTACTGTATCACACAGTTGCTACGACAGTTGCAG GGCAAACGAGACCTACTGGAATGGAAGATTATTTAATGTTCAGTACAGCTCCTCAGACGCCGTTACAAAGAGTACCTGGTCAATCACCAGATACGGAAGAAACTCTAAGGCTAGCGatgcaaaaattgaaacaaaccCCTCAGCCATCCCATCAACAAGCCCCAAATATTCCCCATGCTTATGTAATCCCTATACCAGTCATGCcttctgaaaatattcaaaatatttcccaACACTCAACTAATTACACAGGTGCTACGAACGTTAACGAAACATTAGAAACAATCGGTTCAACAAATGGTCCGACAACAATCAATCCTACACGTTATCAATTTACGCCAATAATCCCAGATGGAGCCAATATACCTGGATGTGCAAGTGGCAGTTTGGTGGCTCCGACACCCATATCTGGTTCAACTGCCAACAGTGGTTACCTCCATTATCATCAGGGACCAACATTGGCGAACTTTCAGACGTTCGGATACACACCTCATGGTGGATTCTTCCTTCCAGCGGGTTACAGATTAATATATGCACCTACAAGTAGTCCTCAATCTCAACCCGCTACGCCTGCGACACCCCATTTGGGAAATTCAAATAACGGTACGCCACCCAGTGAACCTCAGCATTGCTCCGATTACAATACGACTATGCAACCCGACCAGTAG